In Paralichthys olivaceus isolate ysfri-2021 chromosome 13, ASM2471397v2, whole genome shotgun sequence, the following are encoded in one genomic region:
- the LOC109633205 gene encoding uncharacterized protein C1orf232, translating into MNPMWKVYKSKVLKTLNPEYEEDAAEEVTEVENDMSPVQEDEGPNAVSQLAKKMQGAGAKSWNRFSALFNKDDEHQLLEETESPPVADHPLAVRPEEPPRPTRRSGFWDSFAANWAAKKQAEAAAAAAAASEAAEGQGEAAVTEAGGQENLDGQITEGEESEGEGRSNNSFSKYVSLGGGSEDAPFKWNFVTSKLAELKTKSMTKTN; encoded by the exons ATGAATCCCATGTGGAAGGTTTACAAGAGCAAAGTGCTGAAGACGCTGAACCCGGAGTATGAGGAGGACGCTGCTGAAGAG gTCACAGAGGTGGAGAATGATATGAGTCCAGTGCAGGAGGACGAGGGGCCCAACGCTGTCTCTCAACTGGCCAAGAAA ATGCAAGGGGCCGGGGCCAAAAGCTGGAACAGATTTTCAGCTCTGTTCAACAAAGATGATGAACACCAGCttctggaggagacagagagccCACCGGTTGCAGACCA TCCTCTTGCAGTGAGGCCCGAGGAGCCTCCTCGACCCACCAGGCGCTCAGGATTCTGGGATAGCTTTGCAGCCAACTGGGCCGCCAAGAAGCAGGCAGAGGCCGCAGCTGCAGCCGCCGCTGCAAGCGAGGCGGCGGAAGGCCAAGGTGAGGCGGCGGTGACCGAGGCAGGAGGGCAAGAGAACCTGGACGGGCAGATcactgagggagaggagagcgAAGGAGAAGGAAGGAGCAACAACAGCTTCTCCAAATACGTCTCACTGGGAGGAGGCAGCGAGGACGCTCCCTTCAAGTGGAACTTTGTCACCAGTAAGCTGGCAGAGCTGAAGACCAAGAGCATGACCAAGACCAACtag